Proteins found in one Anaerolineae bacterium genomic segment:
- a CDS encoding C_GCAxxG_C_C family protein, whose product MLGEEAIREKVELAGRKALEYKEKGFHCSESVFLAINEALQITDPRMVKAVTGFHGGGGSHRLDPNVDMTKLLAGVAAGYQEVGDDGVPIVQVRHLCGALAACIMCTSLLYGRTSPDDDLTCVDELCYELHRRFQEELGHNECKFLREIWVPKTPDGSCSHIYRTGAQIGVDVILHAPQLVRECRPRHEIAPESIPCAAREAVPGR is encoded by the coding sequence ATGTTGGGCGAAGAGGCCATTCGGGAGAAAGTGGAGCTGGCCGGCAGGAAGGCGCTGGAATACAAGGAGAAAGGCTTTCACTGCAGTGAGTCGGTGTTCCTGGCGATCAATGAGGCACTGCAGATCACGGACCCCAGGATGGTGAAGGCGGTCACCGGGTTTCACGGCGGCGGGGGGAGCCATCGGTTGGACCCGAACGTGGACATGACCAAACTGCTGGCCGGCGTGGCGGCCGGCTACCAGGAGGTGGGAGATGACGGCGTGCCCATCGTCCAGGTGCGCCATCTCTGCGGGGCACTGGCGGCCTGCATCATGTGCACCAGCCTGCTCTACGGCCGCACTTCACCTGATGATGATCTGACCTGTGTGGATGAGCTGTGTTATGAGCTTCACCGCCGCTTCCAGGAGGAGTTAGGGCACAACGAGTGCAAGTTCCTGCGGGAGATCTGGGTGCCGAAGACGCCTGATGGCTCATGCTCCCATATTTACCGCACTGGCGCCCAGATTGGCGTGGATGTCATCCTGCATGCGCCGCAGTTGGTGCGGGAGTGCCGGCCGCGCCACGAGATCGCGCCGGAGTCCATCCCCTGCGCCGCGCGCGAAGCGGTTCCCGGGCGCTAG
- a CDS encoding MoaD/ThiS family protein has translation MAITVLLMGVIQSALPGRLEYQPAGGEAPTLRELIEALSGDSASLADILLDEHGDLRPDYVVLINGQNARLLQGTETPVPDGSTVIITAPISGG, from the coding sequence ATGGCGATCACGGTTCTGCTGATGGGGGTTATACAGTCAGCGCTTCCTGGCCGGCTGGAGTACCAACCCGCCGGCGGGGAAGCCCCCACCCTGCGGGAATTGATCGAGGCGCTGTCGGGGGACAGCGCCTCGCTTGCCGACATCTTGCTCGACGAGCACGGGGATCTGAGGCCGGATTACGTCGTGCTCATCAACGGACAGAACGCTCGTCTTCTGCAGGGGACGGAGACCCCCGTGCCGGACGGTTCCACGGTGATCATCACCGCCCCCATCTCGGGCGGATAG